From a region of the ANME-2 cluster archaeon genome:
- a CDS encoding acylphosphatase has translation MQTRTEIIAKGDVQRVGYRDTVERAARKLKLTGNVSNIKPYDVRIICEGDKTTIDSFIEQIRIKEYPIDVEHLDISFQDATGEFDYFEIIRGDMAEELGERLDIANVKMTQMIQKQDITIEKMDYDTSMLKDNNSMLKENTSILKDNNSVLKENTYVLKEFKHETGENLNRLTNRMEKHDNDAWERISSLTVEVSEIKERLSRVESAIS, from the coding sequence ATGCAGACAAGAACCGAAATAATAGCAAAAGGAGACGTTCAGAGGGTAGGATACAGGGATACCGTTGAGCGGGCGGCCCGTAAATTGAAGCTCACAGGCAATGTTTCGAACATTAAACCGTATGATGTCAGGATAATATGCGAAGGGGACAAAACAACTATTGATTCTTTTATAGAGCAGATCAGAATAAAAGAATATCCCATTGATGTGGAACATCTGGATATCAGCTTCCAGGATGCGACTGGCGAATTTGATTATTTTGAGATAATACGCGGCGATATGGCTGAGGAACTGGGAGAACGCCTCGATATTGCCAACGTTAAAATGACGCAAATGATTCAAAAACAGGATATAACGATTGAAAAAATGGATTATGATACATCAATGCTTAAGGATAATAATTCGATGCTTAAGGAAAATACCTCAATACTTAAGGACAACAATTCGGTACTTAAGGAAAATACTTATGTGCTTAAAGAATTCAAACATGAAACGGGTGAAAATTTAAACCGCCTTACAAATAGAATGGAAAAACATGATAATGATGCATGGGAGCGGATTTCTTCACTTACAGTAGAGGTTTCTGAAATAAAAGAGCGGCTTTCTCGTGTAGAATCAGCGATCAGTTAA
- a CDS encoding glycosyltransferase, producing MYTFVPAARTDTFPTTIIESISCCTPVIATAVGGIPEQVQDGFTGYLTPPGDVEAMAGRVVELLEDEGLRLRMGEQAADDARKRFDLERQAQEYLDWYEKITREMLLCSGIQKMLIGEGLYKSNLNIVITRSNKDGSAIC from the coding sequence TTGTATACTTTCGTTCCCGCCGCCCGCACCGACACCTTCCCGACCACCATCATCGAATCCATTTCTTGCTGCACCCCCGTTATCGCAACAGCAGTGGGCGGCATTCCCGAGCAGGTGCAGGACGGTTTCACCGGATATCTCACGCCGCCCGGGGATGTGGAGGCAATGGCGGGGCGGGTTGTGGAGCTGCTTGAGGATGAGGGGTTGAGACTGAGGATGGGGGAGCAGGCGGCTGATGATGCGAGGAAGAGGTTTGATCTGGAGAGGCAGGCGCAGGAATATCTGGATTGGTATGAGAAAATCACACGCGAAATGTTATTGTGTAGCGGCATCCAAAAAATGTTGATAGGGGAAGGGCTTTATAAAAGTAACTTAAATATTGTTATAACGAGGTCAAATAAAGATGGAAGCGCTATCTGTTGA
- a CDS encoding UPF0175 family protein — MEALSVDIENKIKALVNAGYYSNEIEVIKDAVLKLFRENAELKISAAIELYKKEEVSLSKAAEIAGMTTIEFKEILGKRGFTREIEARPAEEMDKKLGKYL, encoded by the coding sequence ATGGAAGCGCTATCTGTTGATATAGAGAACAAAATAAAAGCGTTAGTGAATGCAGGGTATTATTCAAACGAGATTGAAGTAATAAAAGATGCAGTTTTAAAACTATTTCGGGAGAATGCCGAGCTTAAAATTAGCGCAGCCATTGAACTTTATAAAAAAGAAGAAGTATCATTGAGCAAGGCTGCGGAGATTGCAGGGATGACCACTATCGAATTTAAAGAGATTTTAGGCAAGAGAGGATTTACCAGGGAGATAGAGGCAAGACCTGCTGAAGAAATGGACAAAAAGCTCGGGAAATATTTGTAA